The DNA segment TATCCTATGTCCTGCTAAAAGCTTACATAAAGCTTTTTTATTTGTGGCCACATTATTGCTGATTACCATCAAGCATATAATTATCAAGAATCAGAGAAATGAAATGtcaagaaaattaaaggatgGATGGCTGTAGACCTCAAATCCATAAGGAAAACTTGCAGCTTGTGAAGGATTTTTCTCCATAGGAAAGCTTTGCAAAGAAGCTGCATCGTCATAGCATGATTATCAGGCCTTTAAAAGAAAGAATGTCAAGAAGCAAACTACTTTAACTGCCAACTTTTTCAGAGTATAAAAGAGTTATAACATGTAACTTCCAAGAACTAATTCTCGGTTAGAACATTAACCTTCAGCAGTAACATACCGTACTTTGCATTGATATATTTGTGAactttcaatttcaataacGATAGTAATGGAACAATTCcttcatctatttttttttttcaatacaaATATAAAACTGTAGAACTTATAGAATTGATAAAATAACTTCTATAAAAGTTTGAAATCTTCAACCAACAGCCATGAAGAACAAAGACAAGTACATGATTCGTttacatacaaaaaaaataacccACCATCAGACTTGGAGAGGCTGACGGGTTCAGCTGTTTTCTGACATGATACTTGTGTTCGCTTCCACTTGGCGGATCGAGAATCCATGTGCTTCTCACCCATGGTTAAGCTCTGAATCAAAAGCCTACTTTCAGAGCTCCTTCCAGCATTGTGGATGGTAAAACCAGAATTCTGAAGTGAGGGCTGAATATGGGACATGGTGCCTATGGGAGCCAAAGTTAAAATATAATGATTAAAGTATCTAATTGCAATTCTTTCCATTCCGATCATTACGTACGCATTGATAGTAAGAAATAGATGTATGCATACATAATATGGAAACAACAACACCTAAAGTGATGGTAACTTAACAAACAAACATAAAAGGTTAAATTCGCAAAATTATACATTGTAATCAGCCAAATCTAAAGCAATGTACCACTAAAGAAAGCTAAACCAATTACAAAACTAATTAACTCTGAAATGAAAAAAACATTACTACTATATTAATCCAACAGATCCTGAGTCCAGAACTTAATCCAAAATCAATAATACATTAAGTTCATACACGATTTGATTTCGATCAAGTATATATTAACAATTTTCACTTTGTTTTTccctaaaaaaaatcaaagatgaAATGCTATAACAGCGAGATTAAAGATCACAAAGAAAACAGAAGCGCAGCTGGCAAAAAAAGAATCAAAATATGAAACACAttcagagagagagaagagtgtGAAAATTAATACCGAATGTGAGAGAGAATGGAGCGAAGGAATTGAGATTTTGCAGAAAAATGCAGCGAGCGATGAAATGGTTATGAGTGTTAATAACGATTTAAACGTCTTTCTTTCTAATTGCCGTGGGCTTCGATATCTTCGCCTTCTCTCATCCCATTCTCCGTTACACTTCGCACTCCCTCCatttttcttgttgttgttgctaaCGTGCGCCCTCTTACGTGGACTTGCCCCCATGGTGCATGCATGCTCctcttaatttatttcttttcttggtGAAACTCAAATATGTTTATAAGTTAAATTAATGATTAATCATGGACATAAAATAATATGCAGACtcatattcaattatttttgtttaagttGGATGGttgaaatttattaaataataatttaattaaatatattaaattatttaacgatttCTTATAATTACAtgtaaatttttacaaaaaaaattattggtgacttaaatgtatttttatgtgaaaagtTAAtactattaaataattttatacatttaACTAAACAATTTAATATAACATatatttatgatttaattatcatttttatacaaagacatttttgaattattttgtatatCTCAAAACTTTAACATGTTCTCAATTACTTTggtagaataaaaatattagtttgtACTTTAATATCAATAGAATATAAAgatgtttttataatttatagaaaaataagataaattaagatttaattattattttataaaaaaattaaaataaatatgttCGTATTTTTGATGTCATATCGTGTTTTGTATCTATGTCAATACCAATAATTAATGTTCATATATTAAAAGTAAGAAAATttgtttatttcaaattttgattttatcttttatccGCATGCATGCTGTTGCAAGGGTACACAAAACTCTCTctagtttaaaaataatattcattaGTAAAACAAGAATAACAAGATTCACACATGTGAATCATACACAAGTGAGGAAAATTAACCAAATGTACAAATTATATCACACcattatttaatttagatttaatttttctcttaGCATTACACCACATCTAACAGTTAACGGTGATTATGGAGACAGATAGCAGCGGTTACCAACTCGTTGAAAGATAAGGTATGACAAAATTTTTAGTAGCAGTTAATAGTAACCGCTGAAATAATCACTGTCAAATATCATTTAGCAGCAATTTTTATAAATCGCCCCTAAATGTTCGTCGTTATCTGCCGCTTTTTTTGTAGCGTAGTAATATAATAAGCTAAAGCTAAGGAATGTTAACATGAAGTATCTCCCTAAACTCCAACCTCCTAGTTTCATCATAGAATGTCTTATACTTGTTAGGCCAATATGTCACCCAAATCCAACCCCTAATCTCCCACTCCATTGTTTTGCCCTTAGCACCTTTATCAACTTTCCAACACACACTTTCTCCATACTCATCCCCAGCAAAAATAACCCCTCCTTGCCTAGTAAAAGGTCTATAAGCACTAGAGTATCTATCTTTAAACCATGACTTTGGATTCACCAATGCAATCTTTGAAGGCTTTGATGAGAACACTTCCCTACCATCAACACTATCATGGAGGATCCAATTCAAATTCGCGCTATAGCCGTACACGGATTGCTCGAATTTCCAAGGCTTTAGGCTCACGGTCGACGACTCGCCGGCCGAAAAAGTGAGCCCTACTTGGGGATTTGGTGGCTGGAATGAGGCTTCTATGCCTCTTTCCATGCCAATCTCTATTGATGGATTTTCTGAGGACTTGCCAACCGATAAACTCAATACTTGGTGTTGGACCATGGGAGTTAGTTGTAACAATATTCTTGATGGGAAATATTTCTCAGATGCTCCTGCTCCTCTTTCTCTCAAAAGGCTATCATCTACTAGTTTCAATACATCACACCTATTgcaaaataacaattaaaaagcagtttaataaaatatactaaactatttaattatttttaactatcattttcatacaaaatatttttatacaagTAATGAACATATTTAAATTAAGAGTCATGCTATGTACAAAATTAGCCACAAGTAAtacaaatacacattgaaaataaattaaactacacatatatttatacacaaatacaggCTGATTTTAatgttcaaataaaaaaatttgttaaatttataatacaatacaattacaaaaatcaaaatccaaaAGCTTCAAAATTACTTCAACATACACCGtctattatttgaaatttaattttgatatactatAAAAAAGTTACATATATATCTAATTATTTAGTGTTATATCGATAAAATTAACTACtttgatatataaattttataaaatcattaaaatatttagaaaaagttctttcaatcttTTTAGAAAAGATTGTACAAAATATagctattatatatatgtatataaaataaagtagAAGTGagtttgtgtatatatattttgatggttatttttaactaattattcCATAAATAGAGGGTGAAATATTCTTTATAACTTGTCTAATTGTGATTGAAGAAGTTCAAACTCTtctaaaatgaaaaagattggTAAAGTGATAAAGTAATATTCTAATCACACTTGAATTAAGATAGTGTGGCtcacaaataataaatattataaatttaaaaaaaaattaaaatattatatatcattttatcAATCTCCTCACTTCagagaatttttttatcatgatTAATGCTAATTATCTCTCtaatcttaattttcaaaagtaaatcacaaaattatgataaaatgtATTATGCTTTagtgatttagttttcaaaattaacGTTAAAGGGATTGTTAGAATTAATAATCATGATAACACATTTAAATTCTTTCCATTATAATTAGACAATTCATAAAGAATACTTAACCTCCTATAAAATAAGAGGATTGGCTAGAATTTACTTGATTTGTAAATATACCAAATCTCTAAAAGTGGAATTAATAAAGAAATGTGTAACGATAATTGATGGTATATATGTATGATATTGATGGGTTACCTTATGTTGTCAATGTTGACGATGATGTCAATCCACCTTTCTCTGTTCAAGACTCTGTGATTGAACTGAAGAACACCTTCAAGTTGATGATACTTAAGAGAGAATTGAAGCCTCTCATCAGCTGCTAAATAATGATGGTGATTTGAATGCACAACATCCATGCTTATAACAGGGCAATACAATTGAACTTTCCATAACCCAAGAGTTGAGAATGAATAAGAGTACAAAGGAGATGGTGTTCTCATCATGctatgttgatgatgatggttAAGATGTGGTAGTTCATGTTGTTGAATCTCCACAATCCAATTAGTTATTGCAAGGTTTATAGAACGCATCCATTGTTCTTCTAGATTGTTCCCCAACATCTTCATCAACAACTTGGATGCTTGTCTTGATTGACAACCTTGTAAGTTGTTCTTCAAAGTAGTAAGACATGTGGATCTAATATCCAAAGGTGCTTCATATATGCAAACTAGGAACAACAAGGTGAGGAATGCAAGGTTGAAGATTTCTTCAAAGTTTGGAATATTATTTGGATTTGAATATGGGAATTTTATGTAGGAGGTGTTGGTGTTTTTGTTGGGGCCATAGTGAAGGATATCTTCAATGAAATTAACAAGGAGATTGGAAATGGTTTCTTCACTATCTATGAGCCTCATGGTTTTTGGATTTGGTTTGAAGGGTTTTGAGGTCCATAGAGAGATGGGGATGCTAAAATCAGCTACAATTGCAAAGATTACTTTATTTGGGGTTTGGTGATTTTTGGCtatggtgagagagagagaaggttgTGATGATTTTGATGAAGAACATATGGTTAGTGACATGGAAATTGTTCTCCATTCTGAGATTGGTGGAAGCTTTTGAATCCAGCAATAAACATCAGGGAATTTGCAATAAGCCATTTGCTTTGCTACCAATAACTTAGTCAATAGTTTAGTTCGGATAATTTTTGTCTCCATGCCTACTATatatagagtttaattttgagcaCTAATACAGTACACAGTTAGATAAAGATGtcaaaaatgtcttttttttaaagatattttttaaaaattaaaatttaacacatataatcaattaaactgtattttttaattaaaattagaccGAATAACTCAATTtaaccaaaaaattaataaatttaatttttatatatatatatggtcgCGTCTCTGGTGGCCACGCTTTTGGTGGCTACAAATGACTACATGTTGACTGTGCAATGAGATAATGACACGTGCATTGTGATTGAGTATCATTAGCGTTTGATTAAATATAAAGCGCGGTAACTTGTGTGTCTTTTACTGTAAGGATTTTGTTGGAAAATCATGATTATTAGGGACATAATTGTCAATCGAGTGAATCAGTTGGGGGATGGATAGTGTTCCGACGGCTGGCCATGGTGACATCGCGGGAACTTCGCCTTCATCGTGCATCTCGGTGTCCCTTTTCTCTGCCGCTGCTACATCGATGATGATGACAACCACATCAAAGAGGACAGGTTGTGATAAAGATCGGCGTGAACACAGCAGAACGTCCAGATTCTTCTGCCGATCTATCAAAAATAGGGGTTGGTTGAACAGATTCACGTCGTATTAGATTGATGGTGTTGAGCGTTGAGAATTGGATGGTGTGTAGTAACAACGAACTGGTGATTACCGTTCAGTAGAGGAGGAAAAAGAAGGCAGAAGACGTGGCACCACTATGACAAACCAAGGCGGCGTCGCCGGAAAAAAGTTGCAGCGGTGAGGGCCGCACAAAGTTGGACGGAATTGTTCGAGGAGAAGGAGTTGCAATAGCCACAATAGATTAGAGAAAAGGTGGTTACAAATGACGAGATCATAGGTGGCTGGACTGCCGAACAGGGCGGCGCAACAAGAAAGGATTTCCACTGTGAAAGCCAACgcctactctctctctcttacgctctctctctatctatctttctctctctagatatttttaatttattgtttacaCTTAATTACTTACTGCATTATTAGCACAGTTACTGTCTTTCAAGTCTGCAGTCAATTTTGCTAGTCAATCTACTACGTGTCAGAAAGATATAGGTTAAACTAAGATAGTCACGCTAGTCACCGATTGTTATTAGCCACCACAGACaacacctatatatatatatatatataaatatataataagagtattttagtcattttctataataagaatattgtagtcattttttataaaaaataatattaatttagaacgattcaagatttgattcaccatttttttgtttaattaatttatctggcttaattttgacaaaaataacatgatttaatcgattatatatgttaaattttaattattaaaaaacatctttaaaaaaagatgttttagaCGTCTTTAGTGGAGTGACTCCctaatataaaagataataatttttaatgatgtgaCATTACGTAATTAGATGtacgtataaaattatatttattgcCAGtgcatcaaaataaaatttctgtATATATGCATAAAAGTTTTTTTCCCATGCACGAatactaaaattatatataaaaaaattacgtgttgataaaattattaattaaaaagaattaacagatagacctaaaaaaattaaaaaataataatttgaaggacaactaaaattttaatttgacaatATTTTTAAGTAacgataaaattaaaatatttttttatagttttgtaatactttttacttttatttttaaattaaaaatatttttaaatataaacaatattaatttaatttagtaagtgttactaaaattatataattattgtaaCTATCATTACAGTCACTATAACATGCACCTATTTAAAAAGTTGGTATTTGTctacaaaactaataaaattgttatacaaatattttttttcttttttggtgtaATAAGTTATTGTTGTTCAGTAATTGTATCATACTTcattatttgtttgtttatttgatcttgaaATTAATACACACTATTTTCTCAATAGATGAAATAcaagatttttatataataagttTCATCTATATATACCACATTCATTAGTAAACGATGCaagtatatattaataataatccaATGTatatttagtaaaaataataagtttatcaagaaaaaaaatataatcatcaCATGCAAAAActttatatcatttaattttaacaagataatattaatatgagatctataaattgaaaattccaattttttctttttaagcttATATAAGAGTCATCACATCTTTTTTGAAGTCACTTGTTTGACTATAACTCAGCTTCACATATTTTTGGGACTCCCCTTTAGTGGATGCAAATTAAAGCAATGATTGATTCTTTATTGGGGTAAAAAAAGTCAAAAGTACTAtgcataaattataattaataataataataataagagtcTACGGGCTACCTAGAAAAGAACCTAAGAGAGCTAAATgtgcaagaaaagaaaagagacaaCTGGTTTGTTATATtccatttgattttatttccatcACATGTCACAAATATAATAAGCAGAAAATGCATGGCTTTAGCATAGCCacaggaaaaaaaattatggtgAAGTAATATATAGTTATCAGAGTTAGATAAGGCATAATAACCTTATAAGTCAATATATAtcatctaattaatattatttatcataGTTCAAAAAATCGAAGTGATCATtgaactaataaaattaaaaatttaaacgaagtttaattaaaatcaatttaaatattataaaataatatatttatatataaaatatatttttcttttaatcaatttttttagttcTTTAACTAATTCGATCgttatcaattaattttttttctgaactgaattaatattattagagatataaccattagtgttactTTTTTCTGTTGACTTAAGTTTTTAGGATGAGTAGTTTCATGACATAGTATTAGGACTTTATATCCAAAAAGTCAAGAGTTCGATTCTTAGTGAATcctgaaaaatgaaaaaaaaatagtaaatcaaGTAAATCCAAAAAGACCTCTTGCTTGAGggaaaatgttaaaaatataaccATTAGTATTACCTTATCctattaacttaaacttttagAATGAGTAATTTAATGACAAATATGATAACTAATTAACCTAATTAAATCGACTATTTCGATTCGATTCACATAACCATGATATTTATTCATTTCATCATAATAATGGATATATATAGGGGACATACATATAATGATAACAACAAGTACACAGATTAAATCCACTGGAGATTTTGTTGCATTTGAAAATAGTATGTGTAGTACTTCCATCATATAAGttaaagaaacataaaatgGTGTATTAATTATTCGAGATGAGACTTATGGGGCAATATATGGCATCTTTTGTTTGGTAAAAGGACATCCAAATTACTTAGATGCAATGTATGAAAAGTGGCATGTAGTTAATTCAATAGTGCTTAAGTAACGAATATAATCCATTACCATAAAGATTTCAAAGCTGGAATATATATAGATTATGCAGATTCGTGctcccttttaatttcttatgcAAGGTATAATAGGCTATATAATATCTGAGCAATGCTataaaattaatacaatttttttttaaacaaaacttAGTTAgtcaatatattttataaattggtGTTAAAAAAGGTCTAAATACATTAATAGAGTGTgtattaactaaaattattaatcaatataaataaaataattaatttctgaattttttcataatatataaGTAGGGAATATTATTGGGATACCCTACCAAGGAAGAAATacttagaaattttgaattgaaattgatgatgatgagatttTTAAAGCTATTTAATttgtaaatgaaataaaaattattaaaattatgttgTGTTTGATAAGAAATATGTATGAACTAGTTGTTATTATGGAATatagtttattatatatattttttttaaatataaaaagactcaaatttacaatttttaaataaaaataaaaaaattatgtcatttgaattataattcgTTAACATACTTATTATACTTTAATTATTATGAAACAtaagttattatattttatcaCTTTAATCCATAGTCAGCTCATCCCAAAAGAAATAGGATAAGATGGAACCATGATGAATggtataaaaagaaattaaaaaataaaataaaaacatgataGGCCTTATTATTAGCTTGCAGTCTGCAGAACTATATATA comes from the Arachis duranensis cultivar V14167 chromosome 7, aradu.V14167.gnm2.J7QH, whole genome shotgun sequence genome and includes:
- the LOC107496928 gene encoding uncharacterized protein LOC107496928, which gives rise to MAYCKFPDVYCWIQKLPPISEWRTISMSLTICSSSKSSQPSLSLTIAKNHQTPNKVIFAIVADFSIPISLWTSKPFKPNPKTMRLIDSEETISNLLVNFIEDILHYGPNKNTNTSYIKFPYSNPNNIPNFEEIFNLAFLTLLFLVCIYEAPLDIRSTCLTTLKNNLQGCQSRQASKLLMKMLGNNLEEQWMRSINLAITNWIVEIQQHELPHLNHHHQHSMMRTPSPLYSYSFSTLGLWKVQLYCPVISMDVVHSNHHHYLAADERLQFSLKYHQLEGVLQFNHRVLNRERWIDIIVNIDNIRCDVLKLVDDSLLRERGAGASEKYFPSRILLQLTPMVQHQVLSLSVGKSSENPSIEIGMERGIEASFQPPNPQVGLTFSAGESSTVSLKPWKFEQSVYGYSANLNWILHDSVDGREVFSSKPSKIALVNPKSWFKDRYSSAYRPFTRQGGVIFAGDEYGESVCWKVDKGAKGKTMEWEIRGWIWVTYWPNKYKTFYDETRRLEFREILHVNIP